GATTCGGATGGAGCGAACCGGCGCGCTTGCCCTTAAGCATGTCGCAGCGGGTAAAAGAACTTCACCCCCTGCTCTCGAGGGCAGGAGTCCCGGCCCCTTCGTGATGGTGGGACATTCGTATGGCGGAGCGCTGGTTCACCTCTTCGCGCATGACTATTCCGACCAAGTTGTCGGCCTGGTCCTGGTCGACTCCACCGAAGAAATCCTCGCGAGCAACACGCCCTTTCAGGATGCGATCAAAACTCAACTCGC
Above is a window of Candidatus Binataceae bacterium DNA encoding:
- a CDS encoding alpha/beta fold hydrolase, producing the protein MERTGALALKHVAAGKRTSPPALEGRSPGPFVMVGHSYGGALVHLFAHDYSDQVVGLVLVDSTEEILASNTPFQDAIKTQLASLNPKKSESQFGITRFRSRNDPVLATAFSPPAYVAETSDVSLSMLGIRAEMRGLGGPGALGDLPLAVH